Below is a window of Synechococcus sp. RSCCF101 DNA.
CCAGCGGATCTGGTCATAGATCCCGAGCGCGCCACTGAAGGCTTCCCAGCGGCGGATCAGCGCGTCGGTGGAGCCGGTCTCGCCGTTGACCAGGTCCTGCAGGGAGGGCTCGCTGGCGAGATAGACGAGTTCGTTGACCAGAAAGCGCAGGTGCTAGTCGAGGGCCTCGATGCCGCCGGCGACGGCCTGCTGCTCCACCACCCGGGTGATGGAGCGGATCCGGCTCACCTGCACACCGGTCACGGTGGCCAGCAAGCCGAGCGCCAGCGCTGCCGCGGGGGCGAACACCAGGGCCGAGAGCTGCAGGGCCCGACGCGACGAGGGCCTCAGCCGTTGCAGCAGCCCCGGCGGCCCCGGGGTGGAGTTCGCCGCTGCCCCTGCGGCGACGCCTGTGTTCTCGGCCATCGGCAGGCCACCACTGGCCTCAGTCTTGCCGGGCCTTCCGTGGCTGGCCGCGGCCGGGAAGGGCCTGACACAAGCCTTGATTCAGAGCAGACCGCGGGCCCGCACCAGGCGCTGCACCATCGACCAGGAGCCCAGGGTCACCTTGATCGCCACGAGCACGTTCAGCACGGGAATCCAGCTGCCGCTCAGCAGGGTGCCGAAGCGGCCGGGAGGGGGCGCCAGGCCCCAGAGGGCGAGCAGGCTGAGCAGCAGAAAGGCCAGAACCGAGCCCTTCTCCCACAGATCGGCGCGCCAGCGGCGGTGAATGCTCTCGGCCTCCGCCGCACCGCCGCTGATCAGCACCAGGCCGATCGCGGTGCCTCCCGCCACTCCCGCGGCGAATCCACCGCCGGGCGACAGATGACCGCGCAGGGCCAGTTCCACCGCCACCAGGGTCGCGATCGTGGCGCCCCACTGGCAGAGCACCACGGAGGGGTCATCGCTGAGGGCCCGGATGTCGCGCACCGCCCGCTCCGAACCCAGCAGCCAGCGCACCCCCAGGGAGGCCAGGGTGAACACCACCACCTCGCCGATGGTGTCGAACAGGCGCACGTGCAGGATCACGCCCGAGACCAGGTTGGGCACGCCGGTCTGGGTGGCGAGCTCCTCCACCAGCCCGGCCAGGTTGGTGGGCGGCGGCAGGCTGACGCTCAGCGGCGCCAGGCAGAGCAGCACCGCTGCCGCCAGGCACAGGGGGCGCAGCAGCGAGCGGGTGGTGAGGGCCCGTGGCCTGCTCATGGCTGCTCCATGGCGGCGGGGGTGGGGACCGCCGCCTCGAGGGATCCGCCCAGGGCGCGCCAGCGGCGGGAGCCGTCGAGTTCCTCCAGGCGTTGCACCAGCCGTGCGTTGCGCAGGACGAGCCGGCCGTTGTCGTGCAGGA
It encodes the following:
- a CDS encoding MnhB domain-containing protein, which produces MSRPRALTTRSLLRPLCLAAAVLLCLAPLSVSLPPPTNLAGLVEELATQTGVPNLVSGVILHVRLFDTIGEVVVFTLASLGVRWLLGSERAVRDIRALSDDPSVVLCQWGATIATLVAVELALRGHLSPGGGFAAGVAGGTAIGLVLISGGAAEAESIHRRWRADLWEKGSVLAFLLLSLLALWGLAPPPGRFGTLLSGSWIPVLNVLVAIKVTLGSWSMVQRLVRARGLL